A window of Hevea brasiliensis isolate MT/VB/25A 57/8 chromosome 14, ASM3005281v1, whole genome shotgun sequence contains these coding sequences:
- the LOC131172933 gene encoding uncharacterized protein LOC131172933: protein MPSYVKFLKEILLKKRKLEDYDTIALMEECRAILQNNLPQKLKDPGSYSIPCHIGNMNIDKALCDLGLNVRELKPTTISLQLADKSIKYLIGILENIPVKVGKLFIPIDFVVLEMEEDV from the exons ATGCCGTCTTATGTAAAGTTCTTAAAGGAGATCCTCTTAAAGAAGAGAAAGCTAGAGGATTATGATACAATTGCTCTAATGGAGGAATGTAGAGCCATCTTGCAAAACAATCTACCTCAAAAACTCAAGGATCCTGGAAGTTACTCAATACCTTGTCATATTGGCAACATGAATATAGACAAGGCCCTTTGTGATCTAGGT TTAAATGTTAGAGAGCTCAAACCAACTACAATCTCATTGCAACTAGCAGACAAGTCTATCAAGTACCTAATTGGCATCCTGGAGAACATCCCCGTAAAGGTAGGCAAATTATTCATTCCTATTGATTTTGTTGTCTTGGAGATGGAGGAAGATGTTTAG